From Catenulispora sp. GP43, one genomic window encodes:
- a CDS encoding PadR family transcriptional regulator — translation MSVKHSLLAVLAGGDRYGYQLRAEFEERTGATWPLNIGQVYTTLNRLERDGLVEPAGQDAANHVFYRITVAGRAELFAWFARPVTRAERPRDELAVKLALAVTVAGVDVAAIVHGQRKHALAALQDYTRVKARLDAGELAAALVLESMIFQCEAEIRWLDHVQARVLRHAQQGRATGPADQTGTGAGRGDSAPANATKEGKTT, via the coding sequence GTGTCCGTCAAACACTCCCTGCTGGCCGTCCTGGCCGGCGGCGACCGCTACGGATACCAGCTGCGTGCCGAGTTCGAGGAGCGCACCGGGGCGACCTGGCCGTTGAACATCGGGCAGGTGTACACGACCTTGAACCGTCTGGAGCGCGACGGTCTGGTCGAGCCTGCCGGGCAGGACGCCGCGAACCACGTCTTCTACCGCATCACCGTGGCCGGCCGGGCCGAGCTGTTCGCCTGGTTCGCACGGCCGGTGACGCGGGCCGAGCGGCCCCGGGACGAGCTGGCGGTGAAGCTGGCGCTGGCGGTCACGGTGGCCGGGGTCGACGTGGCCGCGATCGTGCACGGTCAGCGCAAGCACGCGCTGGCGGCGTTGCAGGACTACACGCGGGTCAAGGCGCGGCTGGATGCCGGGGAACTGGCCGCCGCGCTGGTGCTGGAATCGATGATCTTCCAGTGCGAAGCCGAGATCCGGTGGCTGGACCACGTCCAGGCCCGGGTGCTGCGACACGCACAGCAGGGCCGGGCCACCGGGCCCGCAGATCAGACCGGCACCGGGGCCGGGCGC
- a CDS encoding GGDEF domain-containing protein — protein sequence MRADDLPADELPSDDLSSSDLSSGDLSSGEDEPRLAVARLNWANRQIEAVETADRLLAGLTAPQDVLGVLLAKLSALLNMDRLRDCPPIIDAAWALIQEHGARPADVGEFHAVAAFFSYRRGSLERCITDLVRGAQALEATTADRRAVRPWISMAVTYSLIGFHRHAVAAQRHAEDIARFGTAEDRRLTAHPEIRVRQAVFLDQRGETGAAKAVLGDLVDRLNASDLIAIEVPYLGYAMARYAVLGGSYEGDPRRLLRLRHQEFPESVELSRLGDAALHIVEGRPQHALDLLGDARTAQTRLGRAEVPRLKALAYIACGDHAAAHAADREVTYLLARASDQVYDLFVDGITARLDFDELRRNVSRYADEAQTDPLTSLPNRRHLERYVADLTARGGSGVLGVADLDGFKEVNTVHGHLVGDEVLQQVAAVLSRTLRAGDFLARYGGDEFVIVLPGTALAESAEVVARLTAAVAAHDWADLAPGTPVSLTMGLTALAGQGLAEAFREADLLMLKAKGKQGARG from the coding sequence ATGAGAGCTGACGACCTGCCCGCTGACGAACTGCCTTCGGACGACCTGTCCTCGAGCGACCTGTCCTCGGGCGACCTTTCTTCGGGGGAGGACGAGCCCCGGCTGGCCGTGGCCCGCCTGAACTGGGCCAACCGGCAGATCGAGGCCGTGGAGACGGCCGACCGGCTGCTCGCCGGACTCACCGCTCCGCAGGACGTGCTGGGCGTCCTGCTGGCCAAGCTGTCGGCGCTGCTCAACATGGACCGGCTCCGGGACTGCCCACCGATCATCGACGCGGCCTGGGCGCTGATCCAGGAGCACGGCGCCCGGCCGGCCGACGTCGGGGAATTCCACGCGGTCGCGGCGTTCTTCTCCTATCGCCGGGGCTCCCTGGAACGCTGCATCACCGACCTGGTGCGCGGCGCGCAGGCCCTGGAGGCCACGACCGCCGACCGGCGCGCGGTCCGGCCCTGGATCTCGATGGCCGTCACCTATTCGCTGATCGGCTTCCACCGGCACGCGGTCGCGGCGCAGCGGCATGCCGAGGACATAGCCCGGTTCGGCACCGCCGAGGACCGCCGGCTCACGGCGCACCCGGAGATCCGCGTCCGGCAGGCGGTGTTCCTGGACCAGCGCGGCGAGACCGGTGCCGCCAAGGCGGTGCTCGGCGACCTGGTCGACCGGCTGAACGCCTCGGACCTGATCGCGATCGAGGTCCCCTATCTGGGGTACGCGATGGCGCGGTACGCGGTCCTGGGCGGGAGCTACGAAGGAGACCCACGGCGTTTGCTGCGCCTGCGTCATCAGGAGTTCCCGGAAAGCGTCGAGCTGTCCCGGCTCGGCGACGCCGCGCTGCACATCGTGGAGGGCCGGCCACAGCACGCGCTCGATCTGCTCGGCGACGCCCGGACGGCGCAGACCCGCCTGGGCCGCGCCGAGGTGCCGCGGCTGAAGGCCCTGGCGTACATAGCCTGCGGCGACCACGCGGCCGCGCACGCCGCCGACCGGGAGGTGACCTACCTGTTGGCGCGCGCCAGCGACCAGGTCTACGACCTGTTCGTCGACGGCATCACCGCGCGTCTGGACTTCGACGAACTGCGCCGCAACGTCAGCCGCTACGCCGACGAGGCGCAGACCGATCCCCTGACCAGCCTGCCGAACCGGCGGCATCTGGAACGCTACGTCGCGGATCTGACCGCGCGCGGCGGGTCCGGAGTGCTGGGCGTCGCCGACCTGGACGGGTTCAAAGAGGTGAACACGGTCCACGGCCACCTGGTCGGCGACGAGGTGCTGCAACAGGTGGCGGCGGTGCTGTCGCGCACGCTGCGCGCCGGAGACTTCTTGGCGCGCTACGGCGGCGACGAGTTCGTGATCGTGCTTCCGGGCACGGCGCTGGCCGAGTCGGCCGAGGTGGTCGCGCGGCTGACCGCGGCGGTCGCGGCCCACGACTGGGCCGATCTGGCGCCCGGCACGCCGGTGTCGCTGACGATGGGGCTGACGGCGCTGGCGGGGCAGGGGCTGGCGGAGGCGTTCCGGGAGGCGGACCTGCTGATGCTCAAGGCCAAGGGGAAGCAGGGGGCGCGGGGTTAG